From Staphylococcus sp. M0911, a single genomic window includes:
- a CDS encoding GNAT family N-acetyltransferase, which translates to MEIKAYQPQFFEAVQSIQLSEEDSRYTKTPLENLESAKTNENRYPTLVMEGQQCVAFFTLHEGDGPAPYSTNPKAIFFRSFTVDARYRGKGVGKHVIHQLSTYIKHFYPHINEIVLTVNIDNPRAIHLYEQAGYYHIGESTMIGKPVYVMSYPL; encoded by the coding sequence ATGGAAATAAAAGCATATCAACCACAATTTTTTGAAGCTGTTCAATCAATACAACTCTCTGAAGAAGATTCACGCTATACAAAAACACCGTTGGAAAACTTGGAGTCTGCTAAAACGAATGAAAATAGATATCCAACATTGGTTATGGAAGGACAACAGTGTGTTGCATTTTTCACTTTACATGAAGGAGATGGACCAGCACCATATTCTACTAATCCAAAAGCGATTTTCTTTAGATCATTTACTGTTGATGCACGATACAGGGGTAAAGGTGTAGGGAAACATGTCATCCATCAACTGAGTACTTATATAAAGCATTTCTATCCACATATCAATGAAATTGTATTGACTGTAAACATCGATAATCCAAGAGCCATCCATTTATATGAACAAGCTGGATATTATCATATAGGTGAGTCAACGATGATAGGGAAGCCTGTGTATGTAATGTCATATCCATTATAA
- a CDS encoding NUDIX domain-containing protein: MIKCVCLVEETEDQILLVQVRHREKYYFPGGKIDEGETQLQALKRELKEELKLELSDKELSYIGTVVGKAYPQENMLTELNGYRATVSINWDKIHTHNEITDIKWFDKNDSEYIAPAVLTWIKEMSGQ; the protein is encoded by the coding sequence ATGATTAAATGTGTTTGCTTAGTAGAGGAAACAGAAGATCAAATATTACTTGTACAAGTACGTCATCGTGAAAAATATTATTTCCCGGGTGGTAAAATTGATGAAGGAGAAACACAATTACAAGCTTTAAAAAGAGAATTGAAAGAAGAATTAAAGCTAGAACTGTCAGATAAAGAATTGTCTTATATAGGTACAGTCGTTGGAAAAGCATATCCTCAAGAAAATATGTTAACAGAGTTAAATGGCTATCGAGCAACAGTATCAATTAATTGGGATAAGATACATACGCATAATGAAATTACTGATATTAAGTGGTTTGATAAAAATGATTCAGAGTATATTGCACCAGCAGTTTTAACTTGGATAAAAGAAATGTCAGGTCAATAA